In a single window of the Streptomyces sp. NBC_00285 genome:
- a CDS encoding DUF5304 domain-containing protein, with protein MSEELPASDADDHETVDAVDEVRATDADAWSTACAEDLAAEKARRRTQYGPPPGSAAEELRKLVDNVAEKLSGLQSPLLGGIAGPAAQQVVKQVVQQARAAVEPVIERNPDVFDHLAAAGGELLAAYRSAVQAQEQRWTARNANPRDLDDRGDDTGPGERIDLD; from the coding sequence ATGAGCGAAGAGCTCCCCGCGTCCGACGCCGACGATCACGAGACCGTGGACGCCGTGGACGAGGTACGGGCGACCGACGCCGACGCGTGGTCGACGGCGTGCGCCGAGGACCTCGCGGCGGAGAAGGCCCGCCGCCGCACCCAGTACGGCCCGCCCCCGGGCTCGGCCGCCGAAGAACTGCGCAAGCTCGTGGACAACGTCGCCGAAAAGCTGTCCGGCCTTCAGTCCCCGCTCCTCGGCGGCATCGCCGGACCCGCCGCCCAGCAGGTGGTCAAGCAGGTCGTCCAGCAGGCCAGGGCCGCCGTCGAGCCCGTGATCGAACGCAACCCGGACGTCTTCGACCACCTCGCCGCCGCGGGAGGCGAGCTACTCGCCGCGTACCGTTCCGCGGTCCAGGCGCAGGAGCAGCGCTGGACGGCCCGGAACGCGAACCCGCGCGACCTCGACGACCGCGGTGACGACACCGGCCCCGGCGAACGCATCGACCTGGACTGA
- a CDS encoding ArsA family ATPase → MRTILITGPGGSGRTTVAAATALTAVREGTRTLVLSADRTDTLGTLLGVPTGAAPVQVAPRLTAWRPDATAGFRDDLAGFQDRAAKVLDLLGASRLDPEEVTPLPGAEELTLLRALRDAALSERHDLLVVDLPPTQQALALLSLPEELRRYLRRLLPAERQAAAGLRPVLGRLAGIPMPSEWLYETAARWDTELGAVEAVLADRHCVLRLVAEPGPAGADAVRSAGLALALRGLRPDTLVANRVVPQEWPAALVAQQRKTLEEWQESYDVRAVRHLGHDPRGADDLTALSVSEVNGTSSTVEWPVIDQLAEDGVLVWHIPLPGAIREELDLVRRGDELVVSAGQFRRIVPLPSALRRCTVAGAALREGELRIRFEPDPELWPRTP, encoded by the coding sequence ATGCGCACCATCCTGATCACCGGGCCAGGCGGCAGCGGACGTACGACCGTCGCTGCCGCCACCGCGCTCACCGCCGTCCGAGAGGGCACCCGCACCCTCGTCCTCTCCGCCGACCGCACCGACACCCTCGGCACCCTTCTCGGCGTACCCACCGGAGCGGCCCCCGTGCAGGTCGCCCCCCGTCTCACCGCCTGGCGCCCCGACGCCACCGCCGGTTTCCGGGACGATCTCGCCGGGTTCCAGGACCGTGCCGCCAAGGTGCTCGACCTGCTCGGTGCCTCCCGGCTGGACCCGGAGGAGGTCACCCCCCTCCCCGGTGCCGAGGAACTCACCCTGCTCCGCGCCCTGCGCGACGCGGCGCTCTCCGAGCGGCACGACCTGCTCGTCGTGGACCTTCCGCCCACCCAGCAGGCCCTCGCCCTGCTCTCCCTGCCCGAGGAACTCCGCCGTTACCTGCGCCGCCTGCTTCCGGCGGAGCGCCAGGCGGCCGCGGGCCTGCGCCCCGTGCTCGGCCGGCTCGCCGGTATCCCCATGCCCTCGGAGTGGCTGTACGAGACCGCCGCCCGCTGGGACACCGAACTCGGCGCGGTCGAGGCCGTCCTCGCCGACCGGCACTGCGTCCTGCGGCTGGTGGCGGAGCCCGGCCCCGCCGGTGCCGACGCCGTGCGGTCCGCCGGGCTCGCCCTCGCCCTGCGCGGTCTGCGCCCCGACACCCTGGTCGCCAACCGCGTCGTACCGCAGGAGTGGCCCGCCGCCCTGGTCGCCCAGCAGCGCAAGACCCTGGAGGAGTGGCAGGAGTCGTACGACGTCCGTGCCGTCCGGCACCTCGGCCACGATCCGCGCGGCGCCGACGACCTCACGGCCCTCTCCGTGTCCGAGGTCAACGGCACGAGCTCCACCGTCGAGTGGCCCGTCATCGACCAGCTCGCCGAGGACGGGGTGCTGGTGTGGCACATCCCGCTGCCCGGCGCGATACGCGAGGAACTGGACCTGGTCCGGCGCGGCGACGAACTCGTCGTCAGCGCGGGGCAGTTCCGCCGGATCGTGCCCCTGCCCTCCGCCCTGCGCCGCTGCACCGTCGCCGGTGCCGCGCTGCGCGAGGGCGAGCTGCGGATCCGGTTCGAGCCGGACCCGGAACTGTGGCCCCGGACCCCGTGA
- a CDS encoding metallophosphoesterase family protein — MVSDVHGNARDLAGAGEGADALICLGDLVLFLDYADHSRGIFPDLFGVENADLIVELRTARRFEEARELGARLWGGIGADRAPVIEKAVRKQYAEMFAAFPTPTYATYGNVDMPSLWPEYAGPGTTVLDGERVEIGGRVFGFVGGGLRTPMRTPYEISDEEYAAKIEAVGEVDVLCTHIPPEVPELVYDTVARRFERGSRALLAAIHRTRPRYSLFGHVHQPLARRMRIGATECVNVGHFAGSGKPWALEW, encoded by the coding sequence GTGGTCAGCGACGTCCACGGCAACGCCCGTGACCTGGCCGGCGCCGGCGAGGGCGCCGACGCCCTGATCTGCCTGGGTGACCTCGTCCTTTTCCTCGACTACGCCGACCACTCGCGCGGGATCTTCCCCGACCTGTTCGGCGTGGAGAACGCCGACCTGATCGTGGAACTGCGCACCGCCCGCCGCTTCGAGGAGGCGCGGGAGCTCGGGGCCCGGCTCTGGGGCGGGATCGGCGCGGACCGCGCCCCCGTGATCGAGAAGGCGGTGCGCAAGCAGTACGCCGAGATGTTCGCGGCCTTCCCGACACCGACGTACGCGACCTACGGCAATGTCGATATGCCGTCGCTCTGGCCGGAGTACGCCGGGCCCGGCACGACCGTGCTCGACGGCGAGCGGGTGGAGATCGGGGGACGGGTCTTCGGCTTCGTCGGCGGCGGGCTGCGGACACCGATGCGCACGCCCTACGAGATCAGCGACGAGGAGTACGCAGCGAAGATCGAGGCGGTCGGCGAGGTCGACGTCCTGTGCACGCACATCCCGCCGGAGGTGCCGGAGCTGGTCTACGACACGGTGGCGCGGCGGTTCGAACGGGGGAGCCGGGCGCTGCTGGCCGCCATCCACCGCACCCGCCCCCGCTACTCGCTGTTCGGTCACGTCCACCAGCCGCTCGCCCGCCGGATGCGGATCGGGGCGACCGAGTGCGTGAACGTGGGGCACTTCGCGGGGAGCGGGAAGCCGTGGGCGTTGGAATGGTGA
- a CDS encoding GMC oxidoreductase, with amino-acid sequence MAALQTAATLGFTRVGLQSARADEPAAVESAPAIVVGSGYGASVAALRLGQAGIRTLVLEMGRLWNTAGPDGKVFCNTANPDQRSMWFRTRTEAPLASFLWLDVVNKDINPYPGVLDRVHFSNMSVFVGRGVGGGSLVNGSMAVTPLQTYFAEQFPTVDTAEMYSTYFPRARAMLGVNTVDPAWFESTEWYQFTRVSRKHATNTGLKTTFVPSVYDFGYMQREAAGTATKSALGQEVIYGNNYGKKSLDKTYLASALGTGNVTIHTMEKVTGISRASNGSWVLSAERVDDTGAVVETKQYGCTYLFLGGGSLGTSELLLRSKQSGTLPALDTSVGAGWGPNGNTMLGRANHLWDTVGANQSTMPVMGIDDWANTDNPVFAEIAPLPTGLEHWVSLYLAITKNPQRARFSYGSGGLGLDWSAAQSAVSSGMAKKLFDRINSANSTIYRYDLFGSPSRVFADDFTYHPLGGCVLGKATDNYGRVKGYSKLYVTDGSLIPGNIGVNPFVTITALAERTMARVLAEDTAP; translated from the coding sequence ATGGCCGCTCTTCAGACGGCGGCCACTCTCGGCTTCACCCGCGTCGGGCTCCAGTCGGCCCGGGCGGACGAGCCCGCCGCGGTCGAATCCGCACCCGCGATCGTCGTCGGCTCCGGCTACGGCGCCTCCGTCGCCGCCCTCCGCCTCGGCCAGGCAGGCATCCGCACCCTCGTCCTCGAGATGGGCCGGCTCTGGAACACCGCCGGGCCCGACGGCAAGGTCTTCTGCAACACCGCCAACCCCGACCAGCGCTCCATGTGGTTCCGCACCCGCACCGAGGCCCCGCTGGCCAGCTTCCTGTGGCTGGACGTCGTCAACAAGGACATCAACCCCTACCCCGGCGTCCTGGACCGGGTGCACTTCTCCAACATGTCCGTCTTCGTGGGCCGCGGCGTCGGCGGCGGCTCCCTCGTCAACGGCTCGATGGCGGTCACCCCGCTCCAGACCTACTTCGCCGAGCAGTTCCCGACCGTCGACACCGCGGAGATGTACAGCACGTACTTCCCACGCGCCCGCGCCATGCTCGGCGTCAACACGGTCGACCCGGCCTGGTTCGAGTCGACCGAGTGGTACCAGTTCACCCGGGTCTCCCGGAAGCACGCCACCAACACCGGCCTCAAGACCACCTTCGTGCCCAGCGTCTACGACTTCGGCTACATGCAGCGCGAGGCCGCCGGCACCGCCACCAAGTCCGCCCTCGGCCAGGAGGTCATCTACGGCAACAACTACGGCAAGAAGAGCCTCGACAAGACGTATCTGGCGTCCGCGCTCGGCACCGGCAACGTCACCATCCACACCATGGAGAAGGTCACCGGCATCAGCCGGGCGAGCAACGGCAGTTGGGTGCTGAGCGCCGAACGCGTCGACGACACCGGCGCGGTCGTGGAGACCAAGCAGTACGGCTGCACCTATCTGTTCCTCGGCGGCGGCAGCCTCGGGACCAGTGAACTCCTGCTCCGGTCAAAGCAGTCGGGGACGCTCCCGGCACTGGACACGAGCGTCGGGGCCGGCTGGGGACCCAACGGCAACACGATGCTCGGGCGCGCCAACCACCTGTGGGACACCGTCGGCGCCAACCAGTCGACCATGCCGGTCATGGGCATCGACGACTGGGCCAACACCGACAACCCCGTCTTCGCGGAGATCGCCCCGCTGCCCACGGGACTGGAACACTGGGTCAGCCTCTATCTGGCGATCACCAAGAACCCGCAGCGCGCCAGGTTCTCGTACGGCAGCGGCGGGCTGGGCCTCGACTGGAGCGCGGCGCAGAGCGCGGTCTCCTCCGGCATGGCCAAGAAGCTCTTCGACCGGATCAACTCCGCCAACTCGACCATCTACCGGTACGACCTCTTCGGATCCCCCAGCAGAGTCTTCGCCGACGACTTCACCTACCACCCGCTGGGAGGCTGCGTACTGGGAAAGGCAACCGACAACTACGGCCGGGTGAAGGGCTATTCGAAGCTGTACGTCACCGACGGCTCGCTGATCCCCGGCAACATCGGGGTGAATCCGTTCGTCACCATCACCGCGCTCGCCGAACGCACCATGGCGCGGGTCCTCGCCGAGGACACCGCGCCATGA
- a CDS encoding glycosyltransferase family 4 protein gives MHKTLIVTNDFPPRPGGIQAFLHNMALRLDPERLVVLASTWKRGREGVEATAAFDAEQPFTVVRDSTTMLLPTPGTTRKAVGLLREHGCTSVWFGAAAPLGLMAPALRRAGAERLVATTHGHEAGWAQLPAARQLLRRIGESTDTVTYLGEYTRSRIAGALTARAAGRMVQLPPGVDEKTFHPGSGGEAVRARLGLTDRPVVVCVSRLVPRKGQDTLILAMPRILVQEPDAVLLIVGGGPYEKELRRLARETGVADSVRFTGAVPWAELPAHYGAGDVFAMPCRTRRGGLDVEGLGIVYLEASATGLPVVAGDSGGAPDAVLDGETGWVVRGGSVEEAAERIVVLLGDAELRRRMGERGREWVEEKWRWDLLAEKLKTLL, from the coding sequence ATGCACAAGACCCTGATCGTGACGAACGACTTCCCGCCCCGCCCCGGTGGCATCCAGGCGTTCCTGCACAACATGGCGCTGCGGCTCGACCCCGAGCGCCTCGTCGTCCTCGCCTCCACCTGGAAGCGCGGCCGGGAGGGCGTGGAGGCCACCGCCGCCTTCGACGCCGAGCAGCCCTTCACCGTCGTACGGGACTCGACGACCATGCTGCTGCCGACGCCCGGGACCACCCGCAAGGCCGTCGGGCTGCTGCGTGAACACGGCTGTACGTCGGTGTGGTTCGGGGCGGCCGCGCCGCTCGGGCTGATGGCACCGGCGCTCAGGCGGGCGGGTGCCGAGCGGCTGGTCGCCACGACCCACGGGCACGAGGCGGGGTGGGCCCAACTGCCCGCCGCACGGCAGCTGTTGAGGCGGATCGGGGAGTCGACGGACACCGTCACCTACCTCGGCGAGTACACGCGCTCGCGGATCGCCGGGGCGCTGACGGCGCGGGCCGCCGGGCGGATGGTGCAGTTGCCGCCCGGGGTCGACGAGAAGACCTTCCACCCCGGGTCGGGCGGCGAGGCCGTGCGGGCGCGGCTGGGGCTGACGGACCGGCCGGTGGTGGTGTGTGTCTCGCGGCTGGTGCCGCGCAAGGGGCAGGACACGCTGATCCTCGCCATGCCGCGGATTCTCGTGCAGGAGCCCGACGCCGTCCTGCTGATCGTCGGCGGCGGGCCGTACGAGAAGGAGTTGCGCAGGCTCGCCCGGGAGACCGGGGTCGCCGACTCCGTGCGCTTCACCGGAGCCGTGCCCTGGGCCGAACTGCCCGCGCACTACGGCGCCGGGGACGTGTTCGCCATGCCGTGCCGGACGCGGCGGGGCGGGCTCGATGTCGAGGGGCTCGGGATCGTCTATCTGGAGGCCTCCGCGACCGGACTGCCCGTCGTCGCCGGGGACTCCGGAGGCGCCCCGGACGCCGTGCTCGACGGTGAGACCGGCTGGGTCGTGCGCGGCGGTTCGGTCGAGGAGGCCGCCGAGCGGATCGTCGTCCTCCTCGGCGACGCGGAACTGCGGAGGCGGATGGGGGAGCGGGGACGGGAGTGGGTCGAAGAGAAGTGGCGATGGGATTTGTTGGCGGAAAAGTTGAAGACGTTGCTATAG
- a CDS encoding C40 family peptidase has translation MGSHRRLVQTSGFNRGAGVALCALSAAAAALGAVPAHAAPSEGTRAEVDRLYEQAEQATEAYNKADERADSLREEVGTAQDGIARQQERINSMRESLGSLAGAQYRSGGLDPSLALLFSDDPDDYLDKAAVLDRINARQAGELKDLQEAMRELAQDRTEAARKLADLETSRKAVASHKRTVERKLARARALLNSLPSDERAAYDRASRSGRDELPDLTGAVAPSGRAAAAVAAAQSAVGKPYVWGANGPGAFDCSGLMQWSYAQAGVSLPRTSQAQRYAGRQVPLSEARPGDLVTYRGDASHVGMYVGNGQVVHAPYPGAPVRYDPVGMMPGATVTRP, from the coding sequence GTGGGGTCCCATCGCCGCCTTGTCCAGACGTCCGGGTTCAACCGGGGCGCCGGTGTCGCCCTGTGCGCACTGTCCGCGGCGGCCGCCGCGCTCGGTGCCGTACCGGCGCACGCCGCCCCGTCCGAAGGCACCCGGGCCGAGGTGGACCGTCTCTACGAGCAGGCCGAGCAGGCCACCGAGGCCTACAACAAGGCCGACGAGCGCGCCGACTCGCTGCGCGAGGAGGTCGGCACCGCTCAGGACGGTATCGCCCGGCAGCAGGAGCGCATCAACTCCATGCGGGAGTCGCTCGGTTCGCTGGCCGGGGCGCAGTACCGCTCCGGCGGACTCGACCCGTCCCTCGCGCTGCTGTTCTCCGACGACCCGGACGACTACCTCGACAAGGCCGCCGTCCTCGACCGGATCAACGCCCGCCAGGCAGGTGAGCTCAAGGACCTCCAGGAGGCCATGCGCGAACTCGCCCAGGACCGCACCGAGGCGGCCCGCAAGCTCGCCGACCTGGAGACGAGCCGCAAGGCTGTCGCCTCCCACAAGCGGACCGTGGAGAGGAAGCTCGCCCGGGCGCGCGCACTGCTCAACTCCCTGCCGTCCGACGAGCGCGCCGCGTACGACCGGGCCTCCCGCTCGGGCCGCGACGAGCTGCCCGACCTCACCGGTGCCGTGGCGCCCTCGGGCCGGGCGGCCGCCGCCGTGGCCGCCGCGCAGTCCGCGGTCGGCAAGCCGTACGTGTGGGGCGCCAACGGGCCGGGCGCCTTCGACTGTTCGGGCCTGATGCAGTGGTCGTACGCCCAGGCCGGGGTCTCCCTGCCACGCACCTCGCAGGCCCAGCGCTACGCGGGCCGCCAGGTCCCGCTCTCCGAGGCCCGGCCCGGCGACCTGGTCACCTACCGGGGCGACGCCAGTCACGTCGGCATGTACGTCGGCAACGGCCAGGTCGTCCACGCCCCCTACCCCGGCGCCCCGGTCCGCTACGACCCGGTGGGCATGATGCCGGGCGCGACGGTCACGCGCCCCTGA
- a CDS encoding glycosyltransferase 87 family protein — METKAGRRSLTGLLLTWGVTRLLLLLWVYKVYVFPGPDVTSDVSVIYQGWYDVLRTGTFPQSDVTWQYPPAAALAILSPALLPFLEYTQAFFLIAFAADLVVLLLLLYAGRRPGRRLRGAWVWVAGVPLLGPTVYSRYDVMVTAVAVAAVLAAARHPRVAGALVGFGALLKVWPALILVGIRRRSVWASAAVTVAVVAGLFSVAMPGAFAFLNFQRERGTEVESLGSLVFHIARHYGWNGSVLLNYGSVEFLGPWVTLVSTAAITLTGMAFGLLLLWRLTATRFEAHTAADAALVAVLMFTTTSRVISPQYMVWLVGLAAVCLCFRASGMGVPAALVLTACFVTVLEFPIWFADVVGSTPRGIALLFVRNGLLVLATVIGMRELWRATVPTPAPALPAPDQTEAPAQEASASS; from the coding sequence GTGGAGACGAAGGCCGGGCGGCGGTCTCTGACCGGACTGCTGCTGACCTGGGGCGTGACCAGGCTGTTGCTCCTGCTGTGGGTCTACAAGGTGTACGTCTTCCCGGGCCCGGACGTCACCAGTGACGTGTCGGTCATCTACCAGGGCTGGTACGACGTCCTGCGCACCGGAACGTTCCCGCAGTCCGACGTGACCTGGCAGTATCCGCCCGCCGCGGCCCTCGCGATCCTCTCTCCCGCCCTGCTGCCCTTCCTGGAGTACACACAGGCATTCTTCCTGATCGCCTTCGCCGCCGACCTGGTCGTCCTGCTCCTGCTGCTGTACGCGGGCCGGCGCCCCGGGCGGCGGTTGCGGGGGGCCTGGGTGTGGGTGGCGGGCGTACCCCTGCTCGGCCCGACCGTCTACTCCCGCTACGACGTGATGGTGACCGCGGTGGCGGTCGCCGCGGTGCTCGCCGCCGCCCGGCATCCGCGGGTGGCGGGGGCGCTGGTGGGCTTCGGGGCACTGCTGAAGGTGTGGCCGGCGCTGATCCTCGTCGGGATCCGCAGGCGCAGCGTCTGGGCCTCGGCCGCGGTGACGGTCGCGGTCGTGGCCGGACTGTTCTCCGTCGCGATGCCCGGGGCCTTCGCCTTCCTGAACTTCCAGCGGGAGCGGGGCACCGAGGTGGAGTCGCTGGGCTCCCTGGTCTTCCACATCGCCCGCCACTACGGCTGGAACGGCTCCGTCCTGCTCAACTACGGCTCGGTCGAGTTCCTCGGCCCCTGGGTGACCCTCGTCAGCACGGCCGCGATCACCCTGACCGGCATGGCCTTCGGTCTGCTGCTGCTGTGGCGGCTGACGGCCACCCGGTTCGAAGCGCACACGGCGGCCGACGCGGCGCTGGTGGCGGTGCTGATGTTCACCACCACCAGCCGGGTGATCAGCCCGCAGTACATGGTGTGGCTGGTCGGCCTGGCCGCGGTGTGCCTGTGCTTCCGCGCCAGCGGGATGGGCGTGCCGGCCGCGCTGGTGCTGACGGCGTGCTTCGTCACGGTCCTGGAGTTCCCGATCTGGTTCGCGGACGTCGTGGGCAGCACCCCGCGCGGCATCGCCCTCCTGTTCGTCCGCAACGGCCTGCTGGTCCTCGCCACCGTCATCGGCATGCGCGAACTGTGGAGGGCGACGGTCCCGACGCCGGCCCCGGCGCTCCCGGCCCCGGATCAGACCGAGGCCCCGGCCCAGGAGGCCTCCGCGTCGTCCTGA
- a CDS encoding SRPBCC family protein, with product MAEHTSSSITIEAAPADVMAVIADFARYPDWTGEVKQAEVLATDAQGRAEQVRLVMDAGAIKDDQVLGYSWTGDNEVSWTLVKSQMLRSLDGSYVLKPAGAGATEVTYLLTVDVKIPMLGMIKRKAEKVIIDRALAGLKKRVEAGK from the coding sequence ATGGCGGAACACACCAGCTCGAGCATCACGATCGAGGCGGCACCGGCCGACGTCATGGCGGTGATCGCCGACTTCGCCCGCTATCCGGACTGGACCGGTGAGGTGAAGCAGGCGGAGGTGCTGGCGACCGACGCTCAGGGGCGCGCCGAGCAGGTCCGGCTCGTCATGGACGCGGGGGCGATCAAGGACGACCAGGTACTCGGGTACAGCTGGACCGGGGACAACGAGGTGTCCTGGACGCTGGTGAAGTCCCAGATGCTGCGGTCGCTCGACGGGTCGTACGTGCTGAAGCCGGCCGGGGCCGGGGCGACCGAGGTCACGTATCTGCTGACGGTCGACGTCAAGATCCCGATGCTGGGGATGATCAAGCGCAAGGCGGAGAAGGTCATCATCGACCGGGCGCTGGCCGGGCTGAAGAAGCGGGTGGAAGCGGGGAAGTAG
- a CDS encoding AMP-dependent synthetase/ligase: MREFSLPALYEVPADGNLTDIVRRNAAQHPDVAVIARKAGGQWQDVTATVFLAEVHAAAKGLIASGVQPGDRVGLMSRTRYEWTLLDFAIWSAGAVTVPVYETSSAEQIQWILSDSGATACVVELDGHAAAVESVREGLPALKHVWQIEGGGVEALGRAGKDISDAAVEERSSLAKADDPATIVYTSGTTGRPKGCVLTHRSFFAECGNIVERLRPLFRTGECSVLLFLPLAHVFGRLVQIAPMMAPIKLGMVPDIKNLTDELASFRPTLILGVPRVFEKVYNSARAKAQADGKGKIFDKAADTAIAYSRALDTPSGPSLGLKIKYRTFDKLVYSKLRAVLGGKGEYAISGGAPLGERLGHFFRGIGFTVLEGYGLTESCAATAFNPWDRTKIGTVGQPLPGSVIRIADDGEVLLHGEHLFKGYWNNEAATAEALMDGWFHTGDIGTLDEDGYLRITGRKKEIIVTAGGKNVAPAVIEDRIRAHALVAECMVVGDGRPFVGALITIDDEFLGRWADEHGKPAGSTAASLAGDADLNAAIQAAIDDGNAAVSKAESVRKFRILSSQFTEETGHLTPSLKLKRNVVAKDYADEIEAIYAK; encoded by the coding sequence TTGCGCGAGTTCAGCCTTCCGGCTTTGTACGAGGTCCCTGCGGACGGCAATCTCACCGACATCGTCCGGAGAAACGCCGCGCAGCACCCCGATGTCGCCGTCATCGCCCGCAAGGCGGGCGGCCAGTGGCAGGACGTGACCGCCACGGTCTTCCTGGCCGAGGTGCACGCCGCCGCCAAGGGGCTCATCGCCTCCGGCGTCCAGCCGGGCGACCGGGTCGGTCTGATGTCCCGTACCCGCTACGAGTGGACGCTGCTCGACTTCGCGATCTGGAGCGCGGGCGCGGTCACCGTGCCGGTGTACGAGACCAGCTCGGCCGAGCAGATCCAGTGGATCCTCTCCGACTCGGGCGCGACCGCCTGCGTCGTGGAGCTGGACGGCCACGCCGCGGCCGTCGAATCGGTGCGCGAGGGTCTGCCCGCGCTCAAGCACGTCTGGCAGATCGAGGGCGGCGGGGTCGAGGCACTGGGCCGCGCGGGCAAGGACATCAGCGACGCGGCCGTCGAGGAGCGCAGCTCGCTGGCGAAGGCCGACGACCCGGCGACCATCGTGTACACGAGTGGCACCACCGGCCGCCCCAAGGGCTGCGTGCTCACCCACCGCAGCTTCTTCGCCGAGTGCGGCAACATCGTGGAGCGGCTGCGCCCGCTGTTCCGCACCGGCGAGTGCTCGGTGCTGCTCTTCCTGCCGCTCGCGCACGTCTTCGGGCGGCTCGTGCAGATCGCGCCGATGATGGCGCCGATCAAGCTGGGCATGGTCCCGGACATCAAGAACCTCACCGACGAGCTGGCGTCCTTCCGGCCGACGCTGATCCTGGGCGTCCCGCGTGTCTTCGAGAAGGTCTACAACTCGGCGCGCGCCAAGGCGCAGGCGGACGGCAAGGGCAAGATCTTCGACAAGGCCGCCGACACGGCGATCGCCTACAGCAGGGCCCTGGACACCCCGTCGGGTCCGTCCCTCGGCCTGAAGATCAAATACAGGACCTTCGACAAACTCGTCTACAGCAAGCTGCGCGCGGTCCTCGGCGGCAAGGGCGAGTACGCCATCTCCGGCGGTGCCCCGCTGGGCGAGCGACTCGGGCACTTCTTCCGCGGCATCGGCTTCACGGTCCTGGAGGGCTACGGCCTGACCGAGTCCTGTGCCGCGACCGCCTTCAACCCCTGGGACCGCACGAAGATCGGCACGGTCGGGCAGCCGCTGCCCGGTTCGGTGATCCGGATCGCGGACGACGGCGAGGTGCTGCTGCACGGCGAGCACCTGTTCAAGGGCTACTGGAACAACGAGGCCGCCACGGCCGAGGCGCTGATGGACGGCTGGTTCCACACCGGGGACATCGGCACCCTCGACGAGGACGGCTACCTCCGCATCACCGGGCGCAAGAAGGAGATCATCGTCACCGCGGGCGGCAAGAACGTCGCCCCGGCCGTGATCGAGGACCGTATCCGGGCACACGCGCTGGTGGCCGAGTGCATGGTGGTGGGCGACGGGCGGCCGTTCGTGGGCGCGCTGATCACCATCGACGACGAGTTCCTGGGCCGGTGGGCCGACGAGCACGGCAAGCCGGCGGGTTCCACCGCGGCGTCGCTGGCCGGGGACGCGGACCTGAACGCGGCGATCCAGGCCGCGATCGACGACGGCAACGCCGCGGTGTCGAAGGCGGAATCGGTGCGGAAGTTCCGCATTCTGTCCTCCCAGTTCACGGAGGAGACGGGCCACCTGACGCCGTCGCTGAAGCTCAAGCGGAACGTGGTGGCGAAGGACTACGCGGACGAGATCGAGGCGATCTACGCGAAGTAG